The Leptospira stimsonii genome includes the window GTTTTCGATTGAATCGATAAGTTCGGATGGACATTCGCTTTTTGGACAATCAGCTTCCAATCGTGGAAAAAAATATCCACACCTTCATTTTTCTTAAGTAACGAAAGCGCGTAACGAGCGGATTTTTTCGCGCACGTTATATCTACAATTTTTCTGATACTTGGATCCCGCACAACGATCGAAATATCCGATTGAATTTGGGGATGAATGCAGTCTCGAAGAAATGTCATCAAAGGTTTTTGATGATAATCTCGATCCATGATCTTTCTTTGGCAGAAAAAAAACGGATCCACGCATTTTAATTCAAGAGGGACTTTGGGGCTTATCTCAAGAATATATCCGCTAAACTCGGGAATAAGTCCGTATTTCGAATAGCCGGCTTTCCAAGTAACTTTTGCGAATTTCCGAATCGAATCTTTTTTTAGATTTTTATACTTTGGAAGTTTTACCGTAAGAGTGTCCGTAGGAATTTCTCTCGATGACTCGAGAGTGACCTCGGTTATCGCCGGAAATTTCGTATTCGAAATTTCTAATTCTTGCATCAAGATAAACATCAGAAAGAATTCCTTCTGGCCGCGTTTTGAAGCTCCGCGCTCGAAACAAGCGCTCCGACAAAAAAATCAGAACCGATATTCTCATACGGCTGGATGTTTTCGTTATCCTCTCGAATTTTTCCTGAAAAATGTTCCGTTCCATAATACAGAAGACTAATGGACTCGTAAGTATCTCCTACTTGAATCGTGTGAAAAACGTCCTCCGTGAAAGGATCGGGAATTTCGATTCTAATTCCAGGGATTAGAGTTTTCCAATTTTCGATTTGAGAATTGTGATCCAGAATCAGTTTCCACAATTCCCACTTTCCGTAAAATTTAGCGGATAACCTTTGTAAGGTGTCTGTATTTTTAAGAACGTAAAACTGACTCATAAGGTAGACTCCACGTTTTGATTCTTCGAATCCAAAGAAGCAAGGTCCAAATCGTATTCTTCGTCCGATAGAAAGGTAATATTCACTTCCTGACTGAATTGAATCGGTCCGTCGGGCAGACTGAAAGTTTCACAAACTACATTCTTAATTCCTAATGCGTTTAACATCGAATGGTTCAAATATAGAGTTTCATTGCTCTCCCACAGTTTTTTTAATTCCCGAATCTTCTGTATCATCGTTTTAACCAAAGGATTCGAAGGAGCCGCCAATAGTCCGGCCCCGTACACCGCGGCGAGAATCGTGAAGTCAACGGTAATTCTCCAGTCACCGTAGCCGGTGAGCTCTTTTACGGTTCCCTTTCCTCCAGGTATCGAGGTTAATTCGATCTTTTTGTCCTGGCTAACTTTGATTTTCGTTGCGGACGGAAACTCATATTCACTGAGAGAATCGGCTCCGATAATCAATCGATCCGTATCTCCGGTAATAATTTCAGGAGGAATGTATCCTGCGGGTAAAGCCGGTGGTGTAATTCCTCCGATCATGCTAACTCCATCTCCTCGTAACGATCCAATTCTGCAAAAAGAGCTTCGGTAAGAATTTCTCCAATCTTCTTTCTATTCGTATTTCTATCACCTAGAACCAATTGACCGACGATCGATCCGATATTTATATTATTTCCTGCTTTCGAATTCCCGGAGATAATTTCCGATGTTTCACGATTTTCCAATGTTCGCTTAACAATTCCTTTTGAATCGGGGGTAAGAGCTTCGTTAAATCTTTGTAATACGGGATTCATTTTCCGCGTTTCGGATTCGATACCATGGGCTACGGTGGTTACAAATGCACGACCATAACCTGATGTCTTTGCGAGAGGACCTTCTTTTGCATCCGAATGATTCGAGATTGTATCTAAACTTTTCGTGTACAAATTCTTTCCTGCATTTTTTAAAGTTGCGATGCCGGATAAAACTCCGCCTGACACCGTTTTTGCGAATGATAGACCGGATTCTTTCGCCATTCCTAAACCATTTTGAAATCCGCTCATCACTTGATTGACGGTAATCGGAATTGTATTCTTTTCATTCTTCATTCCGAGCGAAAACGTATCGACAAAGGATCGCCCTGAACCAGTAAGATTAGAAAGTGGACCTTCCAGGGCGTTTGAATGCGGTAGAAAACGAGCGATCGCGTCCATAACGGAACCGACAGTCGATTTCAGATCCGCAACCGAATCCATGATTCCGTCCGAAAACGCGGTAAATAAACTTTTACCCGATTCCTTCATTCGATTACGAACGTTTCCGATCACGTTACTCAGTGCTTGCCAAACCAAACTTCCGATTCCATAGATTGGATTTATCATCGATAGAATAAGAATTTCCTTCACTCCAGTCGGAAGGGCGTTGAAAGCGCCTAAGATTTTATCTACGATGCTTCCGAAAAAATCCGTGATGAAATTCCAACCCGATTGAATAGAAGAAGGGATGGAAATAAACCACTGAATATGCGGTTTAATCGGAGCAAAGGCAGTCGCAATTTTTTCGCCAATTGATGAAAATAAGTTTTTGATATTGTCCCAATTCTCATAAATCAATAGCGGAATACCGATGATCGGAGCAAACCAAACGATCAGCAATTTTGCAAATCCTGAAAGATTACTCCAAGTATCGACGATCCAATTCCAAGCTGAAATTGCGGCTCCTTTCAGTTCATCCCAATAGGTGATTACGAGAGCAATCGCCGCTACGATTCCGACTATCGCCAAGCCGATCGGATTGGATAAAGCGGCAACTTTCAAAGCCGCAAAAAGGCCCAAGGCGACCGATTTTAAAACTAACAAAGCTCCAGCACCTATCAGAACAGAGCCGCCTAACATAGAAAATGTGCCCGCAAACTCTGCGACTTTAGGATTTTCTGAAAGAAACAAATTCAACTTACCGATTCCATCAGCCAAAGATTTGAAAATTTCTTTAAGGACAGATCCGATAAATCCGAATTTTACTAAGCCAGACCCTTCGATACCCTTACCTAATAGAATTTTGAAATTGTTCCATGCGTTCGAAACTCGATTGATTTGGGAAGGAAGCGTATCCAACTTAGAGGATGCTATACCCACGTAGTTGAGCTTGCTAAAGTCTAATTCATTGATGTCCCCGTTAAAATTCTTGAGCTGTTTACTTGAAGCAATCAACTGTTCCGTTAATTCGGAGAAGTGTCCTCCGGATGCGAGAGTCGCTGTCGCTATTTTTTCGGTTAACGTTTTTAGATCGGAAGCATTCAGATTTTTGAATGATGTTTTTATTTTATTCATTCCAGATAACATTTCTTCCACCGGGATACCCGTTTTCGTAGAAAGTTGAAACGCAGTGGAAGAAAGGTTTCCTACTTCCTCAACGGAAAGTCCGAGCTTTTTAAGACTCCCTTCAAATTTTGAGGATTCGATTCTTGCATCGTATAATTCTTTGCTAGTTTTTAGAATGGAAACTCCTAAGTCTACGAGGGAGAATGCATCCTTCATTTTTAAAAAGGCAGAATCCAATTCTACTACCGAATTTTTAAATTCATTCGCATATTTTTTGTTTTCACCGATCAATGCCTTCATGGTATCCCATTGTTTATTGA containing:
- a CDS encoding LysM peptidoglycan-binding domain-containing protein, whose protein sequence is MSQFYVLKNTDTLQRLSAKFYGKWELWKLILDHNSQIENWKTLIPGIRIEIPDPFTEDVFHTIQVGDTYESISLLYYGTEHFSGKIREDNENIQPYENIGSDFFVGALVSSAELQNAARRNSF
- a CDS encoding DUF6046 domain-containing protein encodes the protein MIGGITPPALPAGYIPPEIITGDTDRLIIGADSLSEYEFPSATKIKVSQDKKIELTSIPGGKGTVKELTGYGDWRITVDFTILAAVYGAGLLAAPSNPLVKTMIQKIRELKKLWESNETLYLNHSMLNALGIKNVVCETFSLPDGPIQFSQEVNITFLSDEEYDLDLASLDSKNQNVESTL
- a CDS encoding phage tail protein, encoding MAETDTNKLNLIFTINDLASDKISRINKQWDTMKALIGENKKYANEFKNSVVELDSAFLKMKDAFSLVDLGVSILKTSKELYDARIESSKFEGSLKKLGLSVEEVGNLSSTAFQLSTKTGIPVEEMLSGMNKIKTSFKNLNASDLKTLTEKIATATLASGGHFSELTEQLIASSKQLKNFNGDINELDFSKLNYVGIASSKLDTLPSQINRVSNAWNNFKILLGKGIEGSGLVKFGFIGSVLKEIFKSLADGIGKLNLFLSENPKVAEFAGTFSMLGGSVLIGAGALLVLKSVALGLFAALKVAALSNPIGLAIVGIVAAIALVITYWDELKGAAISAWNWIVDTWSNLSGFAKLLIVWFAPIIGIPLLIYENWDNIKNLFSSIGEKIATAFAPIKPHIQWFISIPSSIQSGWNFITDFFGSIVDKILGAFNALPTGVKEILILSMINPIYGIGSLVWQALSNVIGNVRNRMKESGKSLFTAFSDGIMDSVADLKSTVGSVMDAIARFLPHSNALEGPLSNLTGSGRSFVDTFSLGMKNEKNTIPITVNQVMSGFQNGLGMAKESGLSFAKTVSGGVLSGIATLKNAGKNLYTKSLDTISNHSDAKEGPLAKTSGYGRAFVTTVAHGIESETRKMNPVLQRFNEALTPDSKGIVKRTLENRETSEIISGNSKAGNNINIGSIVGQLVLGDRNTNRKKIGEILTEALFAELDRYEEMELA